From the genome of Lotus japonicus ecotype B-129 chromosome 6, LjGifu_v1.2, one region includes:
- the LOC130725312 gene encoding uncharacterized protein LOC130725312 — MVSFGGGELRSMIPAFFCRTAVETSSHALFSCPVVSQWWLASPFGLRFRDDAREPEDFMGQIFSCEDADVIWGALTFLYAVWECRNRALFQGQQLSMEKVLARLNALESIPSGPIVRRTMEHSTRWYPPQANVLKLNFDASFVDKVAGFGLIARNNEGLIMTTACAYPVDTSTTLLAEALAFRWAITLALNLHFLEVCFETDCLQLYEAWNKGRQGSSYLMSILSDCRNLISGFNVCCFSFVCCSGNSVVDRLANDSSKYPNYVWIEEVPAEVEVLGQSGVIANLAT; from the coding sequence ATGGTGTCCTTCGGTGGAGGGGAATTAAGGTCGATGATACCTGCGTTTTTTTGCAGGACAGCGGTTGAAACAAGCAGCCATGCTTTGTTCTCTTGTCCTGTCGTATCTCAGTGGTGGCTTGCAAGCCCTTTTGGCCTGCGGTTTCGTGATGATGCTCGTGAACCAGAGGATTTTATGGGGCAGATTTTCAGCTGTGAGGATGCAGATGTTATTTGGGGGGCACTTACGTTTCTGTACGCTGTTTGGGAGTGCAGAAATCGAGCTCTTTTCCAGGGACAGCAACTGAGTATGGAGAAAGTGTTGGCACGTTTAAATGCGCTGGAATCAATTCCAAGCGGTCCAATTGTGAGAAGGACGATGGAGCACAGTACGAGATGGTATCCTCCTCAAGCAAATGTCCTTAAGTTAAATTTTGATGCCTCTTTTGTGGATAAAGTTGCAGGTTTTGGCTTGATAGCTAGGAATAATGAGGGATTAATTATGACTACTGCTTGTGCCTATCCAGTGGACACTTCAACAACACTCCTAGCAGAAGCATTGGCCTTTAGATGGGCGATCACGTTGGCTTTGAATCTCCATTTTTTGGAGGTGTGTTTTGAGACCGATTGCTTGCAGTTATATGAAGCTTGGAATAAAGGAAGACAAGGTTCTTCTTATTTGATGTCTATCCTTAGTGATTGTAGGAACTTGATTTCAGGTTttaatgtttgttgtttttcgTTTGTTTGTTGTTCCGGGAACTCTGTGGTTGATCGCTTAGCTAATGACTCCTCTAAATACCCAAACTACGTTTGGATAGAGGAGGTTCCCGCGGAAGTTGAGGTTTTGGGTCAATCTGGTGTAATTGCCAATTTGGCCACTTGA